Proteins encoded in a region of the Flavobacteriales bacterium genome:
- the mnmD gene encoding tRNA (5-methylaminomethyl-2-thiouridine)(34)-methyltransferase MnmD has protein sequence MKKVADQEWRIEPSADGSPTLYSHHFKSHFHSIHGAIQESEHVFIEHCLQRIGHREITLIEIGFGTGLNALLSLIFAMDNGIHTTYHTYEAFPLPEAIYSQLDYCRLLDCEDLKSSFIQMHASSWDAPLTIGDHLTLVKHQEDFLQADFPEGVHGVYFDAFGPGTQPELWNEEMFERLYGVMEKGAVLSTYSSKGDVRRAMQSVGFEVEKVPGPPGKREMLVAFR, from the coding sequence ATGAAAAAGGTTGCTGATCAAGAATGGCGAATAGAACCCTCTGCAGATGGTTCCCCGACCTTGTACAGCCATCACTTCAAGTCCCATTTCCATAGCATCCATGGAGCTATCCAAGAATCCGAACACGTATTCATCGAGCACTGTCTACAGCGCATCGGTCACAGAGAAATAACATTGATAGAGATCGGTTTTGGAACCGGACTCAATGCCCTATTGAGCCTGATCTTTGCCATGGACAATGGCATTCACACTACCTACCATACCTATGAAGCCTTTCCCTTGCCGGAAGCGATCTACTCGCAATTGGACTATTGCCGATTGTTGGATTGTGAGGATCTCAAAAGCTCGTTCATACAGATGCATGCTTCATCGTGGGATGCACCCTTGACCATCGGAGATCATCTCACCTTGGTGAAACATCAGGAAGATTTCCTTCAAGCTGATTTCCCAGAAGGCGTGCACGGGGTCTATTTCGATGCCTTTGGACCCGGGACCCAGCCTGAGTTGTGGAATGAGGAGATGTTCGAGCGGTTGTATGGAGTTATGGAAAAAGGAGCTGTACTGAGCACCTACAGCAGCAAAGGAGATGTACGCAGGGCGATGCAATCTGTAGGGTTCGAAGTGGAGAAAGTGCCTGGACCTCCAGGTAAACGGGAGATGCTCGTGGCTTTCAGATAG